The following coding sequences lie in one Anomaloglossus baeobatrachus isolate aAnoBae1 chromosome 7, aAnoBae1.hap1, whole genome shotgun sequence genomic window:
- the LOC142245685 gene encoding up-regulator of cell proliferation-like: protein MDCLPPELHHLEKFKDSKIGLEHVMCIEKIVEESTAQTSLAWKFLNKLIALDETARNTMIDEHEDTNISGFNTEDDLFVNQKSSGNSSKSLHPLDVLCALLRSSDSFLQQFIFTKMSMCQFAVPLVLPSDKNNPFTLSLWPMRDIVKKWRPTSLLSTKGFKEDNLVNISMPIFSFVRLGNSVLSKSRILNNVLSPSYTHHDFFVHQDTECGYRHRTISEGLVELFWYFPSASQNCNVFLEPITIMNLRGDLESNQKQFRLLTKVSSAVFIFSEDLQERHCKILQSYASDNPNLYFIISLPDDKHYNKETETSLHKLLRSLNVNTKNILVKDFKTNEAKIVKEIQGFIRSLIKASPKSMTLEEVGNVANELDIFVDENAKECQRAKDLAKRITSHITYVSQYKKQTMTLQGNLWKKITRNEKELCRMKKQGDESGETYKSELHGHIMDLRKQQSQQDLQGDMKKFLLALTDLPRAEKTYFLKWMKIFLDDIARLNLKELQTEYLKNSTSLLVLKEIDEKMSDSSLGLEHFIREVGQMHEAQFFKLNHKDLGQKFNDLPGLAADLILEGFPLELIDGDVSNIPLQWITDVLTELDKKTGGQCRMRVITVLGVQSTGKSTLLNTMFGLQFPVASGRCTRGAFMTLIKVKENFREELGCDFILVIDTEGLKAPELASLQNSYEHDNELATLVVGLSDITIINISMENSSEMKDILQIVVHAFLRMSEIGKKPNCHFVHQNVSDVSAHTMGMRDRKKLLENLNHMTKAAAKMEKLDGITTFNDIMDYNLNEHTWYISGLWYGIPPMAPINIGYSEGVLSLKKYLIEFLKGKPQKPQTIPVFLEWLKSLWNAVKYEKFIFSFRNSLIADAYDQVSIKYSELEWSFRKEIYNCMTESLVSIRNEQTENLGMEALADIIQTMKEELRKEEKKMQNLLNNYFDSELENAHPVEKYREDFLKSIKSLRKGIKEEVINKCKEAVHIQKTKHKIEGLKDCYISQMEEKVTTLICLCRDRTQKMDDEELEEEFNAMWNDTIKGLQVKSIAKQNVDQLMLQQLRKEMSHKSGAINEKMLNIQTLLQFADVTFEVQDEHIDLKWYEKCHDKIMYKVSSFKDFYKEDYSFKSKQLAENLVDKGLRFVAQCVKMKENYHDMFGLELLKMVNERLQQTDVKNLHTTDHFELDLKLLLLGRAAPEFQKLHNNFLTLNDPYLCLEMLKSEYFSVFKAVFQEKDECITRAKRFCELCLKPAIVDYVNHRLGQEIVNDLLSGEDNMKFMSRTFFQMRVLCKLLEDHSFEQYMKYINNYERFIKECISDFIKEKYEDPEALKSLRSNIVSSILQKIREILKNSQILESADISEFLRNICKMLNKDLVISQKDVKVIIFQNSVPITQFAADVEFFLSDLGADIISEMSRSTIESVLDIVILKPEEELFKRVIGCGQQCPFCKAPCEAGCAEHTEHFATVHRPQGLGRYRSVDTKILCSSLCSTDVVTEKSFRNSDTDWKFHPYKDYREFYPDWMIQPDPSIGASDYWKFIFKEFNVKFAKEYNAKPASLPKEWYDISKGQALESLKESFRVK, encoded by the coding sequence ATGGATTGCCTACCGCCTGAGCTCCATCATCTGGAGAAGTTCAAAGACTCCAAAATCGGTCTGGAACACGTGATGTGTATCGAGAAGATCGTGGAGGAATCTACTGCTCAAACTTCACTGGCATGGAAGTTTCTCAACAAACTTATTGCACTGGATGAAACTGCACGAAATACCATGATAGATGAGCATGAAGATACCAACATAAGTGGCTTCAACACAGAAGATGATCTGTTTGTAAACCAGAAGTCATCTGGAAATTCCTCAAAATCTCTCCATCCCCTAGATGTCCTTTGTGCTCTTCTCCGTTCTTCCGACAGTTTTCTACAACAATTCATTTTCACAAAAATGTCCATGTGCCAATTTGCAGTTCCTCTTGTGCTTCCTTCGGATAAGAACAATCCATTTACCCTTTCACTATGGCCCATGAGAGATATTGTAAAAAAGTGGAGACCAACATCATTACTAAGTACTAAAGGCTTTAAAGAAGACAACTTGGTGAATATTTCCATGCCGATCTTTTCGTTTGTCAGATTAGGCAACAGTGTTCTCTCAAAATCCAGAATTCTCAACAATGTCCTCAGTCCATCCTACACTCATCATGACTTTTTTGTGCACCAGGACACGGAGTGTGGCTATCGTCACAGAACAATCTCGGAAGGACTTGTAGAGCTCTTCTGGTACTTTCCCAGTGCAAGTCAAAACTGTAACGTTTTTCTTGAACCTATCACTATCATGAATTTACGTGGCGACCTAGAATCTAACCAGAAGCAGTTCAGATTATTGACCAAAGTCTCTTCTGCTGTTTTTATTTTCTCGGAAGATCTCCAAGAAAGACATTGTAAAATATTACAGAGCTATGCATCAGATAATCCAAACCTCTACTTTATTATCTCTCTACCTGATGACAAACATTACAATAAAGAGACAGAAACATCTCTACACAAGTTATTAAGATCTCTAAACGTGAACACTAAAAATATCTTAGTGAAAGATTTCAAGACGAATGAAGCCAAAATTGTAAAAGAGATACAAGGCTTTATAAGAAGTTTGATCAAGGCATCTCCTAAATCCATGACGTTAGAGGAAGTTGGGAACGTTGCTAACGAGCTTGACATCTTTGTAGATGAGAATGCGAAAGAGTGCCAAAGAGCCAAGGATCTAGCCAAGAGAATCACCAGTCACATCACATACGTGTCACAGTATAAGAAACAAACCATGACCCTGCAGGGGAATCTGTGGAAAAAAATTACTAGAAATGAAAAAGAACTCTGTAGGATGAAGAAACAGGGTGATGAAAGTGGGGAGACTTACAAGTCAGAGCTACACGGACACATTATGGACCTGCGTAAACAACAAAGCCAGCAAGATCTTCAAGGAGACATGAAGAAGTTTCTGTTGGCACTTACCGATTTGCCTCGTGCTGAAAAAACTTATTTCTTGAAGTGGATGAAGATATTTCTTGATGATATTGCTCGATTAAACCTCAAAGAGTTGCAGACTGAGTATTTAAAAAACTCCACCAGCTTGTTAGTTCTGAAAGAAATAGATGAGAAGATGTCCGATAGCTCACTTGGATTAGAACATTTCATACGTGAAGTTGGGCAGATGCACGAAGCTCAGTTTTTTAAATTGAATCATAAAGATCTAGGACAAAAATTCAATGACCTCCCCGGATTAGCTGCTGATCTCATATTGGAGGGGTTCCCATTGGAGTTGATTGATGGAGATGTCTCCAACATTCCCTTACAGTGGATAACTGATGTCCTGACTGAGCTGGATAAGAAGACCGGAGGACAATGCAGGATGAGAGTGATAACGGTGCTGGGGGTGCAGAGTACTGGGAAGTCCACCCTCCTGAACACCATGTTTGGTCTTCAGTTCCCTGTGGCCAGTGGACGATGCACACGAGGAGCCTTTATGACCTTGATTAAAGTGAAGGAGAACTTCAGGGAAGAACTAGGCTGTGATTTTATTCTGGTGATAGACACTGAAGGATTGAAAGCTCCTGAATTGGCTTCATTGCAAAACAGTTATGAACATGACAATGAGTTGGCCACACTGGTGGTTGGGTTGAGCGATATCACCATCATTAACATATCCATGGAAAACTCTTCTGAAATGAAGGATATTTTACAGATTGTCGTCCATGCATTTCTCCGAATGAGCGAAATAGGAAAGAAACCCAACTGTCACTTTGTCCATCAGAACGTGAGTGACGTGTCTGCTCACACTATGGGAATGAGAGACAGAAAAAAACTGTTGGagaacctgaatcacatgacaaaagctgcagcaaaaatggaaaaattggACGGCATAACTACCTTCAATGATATCATGGATTACAATCTTAATGAACACACATGGTACATTTCTGGCCTGTGGTACGGCATCCCACCCATGGCTCCTATAAACATCGGGTACAGTGAGGGAGTTCTTTCACTTAAAAAATATCTGATCGAGTTCCTGAAGGGTAAGCCGCAGAAACCACAGACCATACCAGTTTTTCTAGAGTGGTTAAAAAGTTTATGGAATGCAGTAAAATATGAAAAATTTATTTTCAGCTTCCGAAACAGCCTGATAGCTGACGCTTACGACCAGGTGTCAATAAAGTATTCAGAACTGGAATGGAGCTTCCGAAAAGAGATCTATAATTGCATGACTGAGTCGCTGGTATCAATAAGAAATGAGCAAACAGAAAATCTAGGAATGGAAGCTTTGGCCGATATAATACAGACGATGAAAGAAGAACTgagaaaagaggagaagaaaaTGCAAAACTTACTGAATAACTATTTTGATTCTGAGCTGGAAAACGCACATCCGGTAGAAAAATATCGGGAAGACTTTCTGAAAAGTATAAAAAGTCTTAGAAAGGGCATTAAAGAAGAAGTAATCAATAAATGCAAAGAAGCTGTTCATATCCAAAAGACAAAGCATAAGATAGAAGGGTTGAAGGATTGTTACATATCACAAATGGAAGAAAAAGTGACAACTCTTATCTGCTTGTGCCGGGATAGGACTCAAAAGATGGATGATGAAGAGCTTGAAGAAGAATTTAATGccatgtggaatgacacaataaaaGGTCTTCAAGTCAAATCTATAGCAAAGCAAAACGTTGACCAACTCATGCTCCAGCAGCTCCGAAAGGAGATGAGTCACAAGTCAGGTGCCATCAATGAGAAGATGCTGAACATCCAGACGCTTCTTCAATTTGCAGATGTAACTTTTGAGGTGCAAGACGAACATATTGACCTAAAATGGTACGAAAAATGTCATGACAAAATCATGTACAAAGTGAGCAGTTTTAAAGACTTCTATAAAGAGGACTACAGTTTTAAATCAAAGCAGCTAGCAGAAAACTTGGTCGACAAAGGCTTGAGATTTGTGGCTCAATGTGTCAAGATGAAGGAGAATTACCATGATATGTTTGGTTTAGAATTGCTAAAAATGGTTAACGAAAGGCTACAACAGACCGACGTGAAGAACCTGCACACCACAGACCACTTTGAACTTGATCTTAAGCTTCTTCTTTTAGGCAGAGCCGCTCCAGAATTTCAGAAACTGCACAATAATTTCCTAACCCTAAATGACCCATACTTATGTTTAGAAATGTTAAAATCTGAATATTTTTCAGTTTTCAAGGCTGTATTCCAGGAAAAAGATGAATGTATAACTAGAGCGAAACGCTTCTGTGAACTATGTCTCAAACCAGCCATCGTGGACTACGTGAACCATCGTCTTGGACAGGAGATAGTCAATGACCTGCTGAGTGGTGAAGACAACATGAAATTCATGAGTCGCACTTTCTTCCAGATGCGGGTGCTCTGTAAGCTTCTCGAAGACCATTCGTTTGAGCAATACATGAAGTATATAAATAACTATGAGCGTTTTATCAAGGAATGTATCTCAGACTTCATTAAAGAGAAATATGAAGACCCAGAAGCTTTGAAATCATTGCGGTCAAATATAGTCTCGTCCATTCTTCAGAAAATAAGAGAAATTTTAAAAAATTCCCAAATACTGGAAAGTGCTGATATCTCAGAATTTCTAAGAAATATTTGTAAAATGCTGAACAAGGACTTGGTCATATCACAAAAAGATGTCAAGGTGATCATTTTTCAGAATTCTGTGCCCATTACTCAGTTCGCTGCTGATGTTGAGTTCTTCCTTTCAGACCTTGGAGCAGATATTATATCAGAAATGAGCCGGTCAACCATTGAGTCTGTTCTTGACATAGTTATCCTAAAACCAGAAGAAGAACTGTTTAAGCGAGTGATTGGATGTGGGCAGCAGTGTCCATTCTGTAAGGCTCCGTGTGAAGCCGGATGTGCTGAGCACACAGAGCACTTTGCTACCGTCCATCGTCCTCAGGGTCTGGGCAGATACAGATCTGTGGACACGAAAATACTTTGTTCTTCGCTATGTTCTACAGATGTTGTCACCGAGAAGTCATTCAGGAACTCCGATACTGACTGGAAGTTCCATCCTTATAAAGATTATCGTGAGTTTTACCCAGACTGGATGATCCAACCTGACCCCAGCATCGGCGCCTCCGACTACTGGAAATTTATTTTTAAAGAATTTAATGTCAAGTTTGCAAAGGAATATAATGCAAAGCCGGCATCTCTACCCAAAGAGTGGTATGACATAAGCAAGGGTCAAGCTCTAGAAAGCTTGAAGGAATCATTCCGTGTAAAATAA